One Coffea arabica cultivar ET-39 chromosome 5c, Coffea Arabica ET-39 HiFi, whole genome shotgun sequence DNA window includes the following coding sequences:
- the LOC113689341 gene encoding uncharacterized protein gives MDNKNREATSYWMAKKLLIVMRTHPHLSRKGIEAEMLKYGVHSNKQQVYRARQKAREEIEDTYVESYSKLPKYVVLLRQHNPGSICKIHYDRPNLLVEPKFLRLFISFKGQKDGFLVGCRAFVGFDGCHLKGSFGRVLLTAVALDANNSIFPIAFAIAKVENKETWSWFFHFFEEFFGPFHNNISLTFMSDRQKGLNLAYEQLLPSVTGRYCYRHICSNFKAQFPGMLLTSFFWQAAKSYDAIGFNEAMQSIKDMNIEAWRYLSKILVSAWARHAFSTEMKCDHVTNNFIESFNAWIGDLRGQPILTLAEGLRKKFMKNLHKRYQKTCTWTSAIPKIIISKLKEIAQTSRRCSLQMASEDLFEVSDGDRAFIVSLNQKTCDCGAFQLLGLPCKHAALGIIYRRQKLETYCDPCFSTEMYLKTYSGMVTQNRAKPGRGIANTWLEGFVLWDHVDGNVPIVVSSQGSNPSPSSQSTAINAELNLQTTTNATKRKRERPSNKSAPSTAHNSNKKTSKAALQPIAIQPIATLHPSGSAQVQTVVNINDSATHDSHNVSSSFTF, from the exons ATGGATAACAAAAATCGTGAGGCCACCTCTTATTGGATGGCCAAGAAACTTCTTATTGTGATGAGAACCCATCCTCACTTGTCAAGAAAAGGCATTGAAGCTGAGATGCTAAAATATGGTGTTCATTCTAACAAACAGCAAGTGTATAGAGCCAGACAAAAAGCCAGAGAAGAGATTGAAGACACATATGTTGAATCATATAGTAAGCTGCCAAAGTATGTTGTGCTTCTAAGGCAACATAATCCTGGTAGCATATGTAAGATTCATTATGATAGACCAAATCTACTAGTTGAACCAAAATTCCTGAGACTTTTTATTAGCTTTAAAGGACAGAAAGATGGCTTTTTAGTTGGTTGTAGAGCCTTTGTTGGATTTGATGGATGTCATTTAAAAGGTAGTTTTGGTCGAGTATTGTTGACTGCTGTTGCATTGGATGCTAATAACAGCATATTTCCCATTGCATTTGCTATTGCTAAGGTCGAAAACAAAGAGACTTGGAGTtggttctttcatttctttgaaGAATTCTTTGGACCATTCCATAACAATATTTCCTTAACTTTCATGAGTGATAGACAAAAG GGGCTGAACCTTGCATATGAACAGCTACTGCCATCTGTGACTGGAAGATACTGTTATAGACATATTTGCAGTAACTTCAAGGCTCAATTTCCTGGAATGTTACTGACCAGCTTCTTTTGGCAGGCTGCTAAGAGTTATGATGCAATTGGATTTAATGAAGCAATGCAAAGTATCAAGGACATGAATATAGAAGCATGGAGGTACTTATCCAAGATTCTAGTCTCTGCTTGGGCTAGGCATGCATTCTCAACAGAGATGAAATGTGACCATGTCACAAACAACTTCATAGAATCCTTCAATGCATGGATTGGAGACTTAAGGGGCCAACCAATACTAACCCTTGCTGAAGGTTTGAGgaaaaaatttatgaaaaatttGCACAAAAGGTACCAAAAGACTTGCACATGGACGTCTGCTATCCCAAAAATCATTATCTCAAAGCTAAAGGAAATTGCTCAGACTTCTAGGAGATGTTCATTGCAGATGGCAAGTGAGGATTTGTTTGAAGTTAGTGATGGTGACAGAGCATTTATAGTGAGTTTGAACCAGAAGACATGTGACTGTGGAGCTTTCCAATTGTTAGGACTCCCTTGCAAGCATGCTGCACTTGGAATTATATACAGAAGACAGAAATTGGAGACATACTGTGATCCTTGCTTCTCAACAGAAATGTATCTCAAGACATACAGTGGCATG GTTACTCAAAACAGAGCAAAGCCAGGAAGGGGAATTGCAAATACATGGCTTGAAGGATTTGTTCTATGG GATCATGTTGATGGCAATGTGCCTATTGTGGTTTCTAGTCAAGGCAGCAACCCAAGTCCATCAAGTCAATCTACTGCAATCAATGCTGAGTTAAATTTGCAAACAACAACCAATGCTACTAAGAGAAAG AGAGAACGGCCTTCAAACAAATCTGCACCATCTACTGCACATAACTCCAATAAGAAAACTTCAAAAGCCGCACTTCAACCAATTGCAATTCAGCCTATTGCTACACTACATCCCAGTGGAAGTGCCCAAGTACAAACAGTTGTCAACATCAATGATTCAGCTACTCATGACTCTCACAATGTCAGTAGCAGCTTCACATTTTAG
- the LOC113690831 gene encoding nuclear transcription factor Y subunit C-1-like: MENNSQQAQAAAAAAAAAQTSAAAYPGQPPYHHLLQQQQQQLQMFWNYQRQEIEQVNDFKNHQLPLARIKKIMKADEDVRMISAEAPILFAKACELFILELTIRSWLHAEENKRRTLQKNDIAAAITRTDIFDFLVDIVPRDEIKDEAAGLGVGVGVGMAPGGIPVGSAASGVPYYYPPLGQPAPPGVMIGRPAVDPSVYVQPPPPPSQAWQSVWQTSAADDGSYATGGGANGGSQGNLDGQG, encoded by the exons ATGGAAAACAACTCCCAGCAAGCCCAAGCGGCTGCGGCCGCGGCGGCGGCAGCGCAGACCTCGGCTGCTGCATACCCAGGTCAGCCGCCGTACCACCACCTTCTCCAACAACAGCAGCAACAGCTTCAAATGTTCTGGAACTACCAGAGACAAGAGATCGAGCAAGTGAACGACTTTAAGAATCACCAGCTGCCATTAGCCCGGATCAAGAAAATCATGAAGGCCGACGAAGACGTCCGGATGATCTCCGCTGAGGCCCCCATTCTCTTCGCCAAAGCCTGCGAGCTCTTCATCTTGGAGCTGACCATCCGCTCCTGGCTCCACGCCGAGGAGAACAAGAGGAGGACCCTCCAGAAGAACGATATTGCGGCGGCCATTACTAGGACTGACATTTTCGACTTTTTGGTCGACATTGTGCCAAGGGATGAGATCAAGGATGAGGCCGCCGGACTGGGAGTCGGCGTCGGAGTTGGGATGGCACCGGGAGGAATTCCTGTGGGGTCCGCTGCTAGTGGGGTGCCTTACTATTACCCCCCCTTGGGCCAGCCTGCTCCTCCTGGAGTGATGATCGGCAGGCCTGCTGTTGATCCGAGTGTTTATGTGCAGCCGCCGCCTCCGCCGTCGCAGGCCTGGCAGTCGGTTTGGCAGACGAGTGCGGCGGATGATGGGTCCTATGCTACTGGAGGTGGAGCCAATGGTGGCAGCCAGGGCAATCTTGACGGCCAAGG GTGA